In one window of Erwinia tasmaniensis Et1/99 DNA:
- the wecA gene encoding UDP-N-acetylglucosamine--undecaprenyl-phosphate N-acetylglucosaminephosphotransferase: MNLLNMSTELALTFLFSLVFLFFARKAAKKIGLVDKPNYRKRHQGAIPLVGGISVFAGSCFAFTLTDFYIPHIGLYMGCAGCLVMVGALDDRYDISVKFRAVVQAAVAVVMMMKAKIYLLSLGYIFGPWELIVGPFGYVLTLFAVWAAINAFNMVDGIDGLLGGLSCVTFLAMGTILLFDGQHSLAMWCFIMIAAIIPYIFLNLGLLGRRYKVFMGDAGSTLIGFTIIWILLETTQGQSHPITPVTALWLIAIPLMDMVAIMYRRLSKGMSPFSADRQHIHHLIMRAGFTSRQAFVLITAAAALLALIGGIGEYLTFVPEWVMLVLFLLAFMLYGYCIKRAWRVARMIKRLKRRLRNSSNGKKSSADR; the protein is encoded by the coding sequence GTGAATTTACTCAATATGAGTACGGAGCTTGCCCTAACTTTTTTATTTTCTTTGGTGTTTCTTTTTTTTGCGCGTAAAGCGGCCAAGAAAATTGGATTGGTGGATAAACCCAACTATCGCAAGCGTCATCAGGGAGCGATTCCGTTAGTCGGCGGTATTTCAGTCTTTGCCGGGAGTTGCTTCGCCTTTACATTGACGGATTTCTATATCCCTCATATCGGATTGTATATGGGGTGTGCGGGCTGCCTGGTCATGGTTGGCGCACTGGATGACCGCTATGACATCAGCGTGAAGTTCCGCGCGGTTGTTCAGGCTGCCGTTGCCGTCGTCATGATGATGAAAGCCAAGATTTATTTGCTGAGTCTTGGCTATATTTTTGGCCCCTGGGAGCTCATTGTCGGCCCCTTTGGCTATGTTCTGACGCTATTTGCCGTTTGGGCTGCTATCAATGCGTTCAATATGGTTGATGGTATTGACGGGCTGTTGGGAGGGTTGTCCTGCGTAACATTTCTCGCGATGGGCACAATCTTACTGTTTGACGGTCAGCATAGCCTTGCCATGTGGTGTTTCATCATGATTGCCGCCATCATCCCTTATATTTTCTTGAACCTTGGGCTGCTCGGTCGTCGCTACAAAGTTTTTATGGGCGATGCGGGCAGTACGCTGATTGGATTTACCATTATCTGGATACTCCTGGAAACCACGCAGGGCCAGAGTCACCCGATAACACCCGTCACGGCGCTGTGGCTGATCGCTATCCCGCTGATGGACATGGTGGCAATTATGTATCGTCGTCTTAGTAAAGGCATGAGCCCTTTCTCCGCAGACCGCCAACATATACATCATCTGATCATGCGTGCCGGGTTTACCTCACGCCAGGCCTTTGTTCTGATCACCGCCGCGGCGGCTCTACTGGCGTTGATTGGTGGAATTGGGGAATATCTGACGTTCGTCCCTGAGTGGGTCATGCTGGTCCTGTTTTTACTGGCTTTCATGCTTTATGGCTACTGCATAAAGCGGGCATGGCGTGTGGCACGCATGATAAAACGCCTGAAGCGCCGACTGCGTAATAGCAGCAACGGCAAAAAATCCTCTGCTGACAGATAG
- the ilvY gene encoding HTH-type transcriptional activator IlvY gives MDLRDLKLFLHLADSRHFARSARAMHVSPSTLSRQIQRLEDDLGQTLFLRDNRTVTLTDAGEHLRQFAQQTLLQYQQMCHALGQNGPSLSGELRLFCSVTAAYSHLPPILDRFRAEHPLVEIKLTTGDAADAVEKVQSGEMDLAIAGRPETLPASVGFTPLGLIPLVLIAPALPCPVRTLATQPEPDWSQIPFILPDQGPSRRRIDLWFRHRRIANPQIYATVSGHEAIVSMVAVGCGIALLPDVVLENSPEAVRNRILELADVEMVAPLELGVCVQKKRLLEPLIDAFWKLL, from the coding sequence ATGGATCTGCGTGACCTGAAACTGTTTCTCCATCTTGCTGACAGCCGACATTTCGCGCGCAGCGCACGCGCCATGCACGTCAGTCCGTCAACGCTGTCGCGGCAGATCCAGCGGCTGGAAGACGACCTCGGCCAGACGCTTTTTTTACGCGATAACCGCACGGTGACCCTGACCGATGCCGGTGAACATCTGCGCCAGTTCGCTCAGCAGACACTGTTGCAATATCAACAAATGTGCCACGCGCTCGGACAAAACGGCCCGTCACTCAGCGGAGAGTTAAGGCTGTTTTGCTCGGTAACGGCCGCCTACAGCCATCTGCCGCCGATCCTCGACCGTTTTCGCGCCGAGCACCCTCTGGTTGAAATCAAGCTGACCACCGGTGATGCCGCCGATGCGGTGGAAAAAGTGCAGTCCGGAGAGATGGATCTCGCCATTGCCGGACGGCCGGAAACCCTTCCCGCCAGCGTAGGCTTTACCCCGCTGGGGCTGATCCCGTTAGTGCTGATAGCCCCGGCGCTGCCCTGCCCGGTACGCACGCTGGCAACGCAGCCGGAGCCCGACTGGTCGCAGATCCCCTTTATTCTGCCCGACCAGGGGCCTTCGCGCCGCCGCATCGACCTTTGGTTCCGTCACCGCCGCATCGCCAACCCACAGATCTATGCCACGGTGTCCGGGCATGAGGCGATTGTCTCGATGGTGGCGGTTGGCTGTGGGATCGCCCTGCTGCCGGACGTGGTGCTGGAAAACAGCCCAGAGGCGGTGCGCAACCGCATTTTGGAACTGGCAGACGTGGAGATGGTCGCCCCGCTGGAGCTGGGTGTATGCGTACAAAAAAAGCGGCTCCTGGAGCCGCTGATTGATGCTTTCTGGAAACTGCTTTAA
- the ppiC gene encoding peptidylprolyl isomerase PpiC — MAKNAAALHILVKEEKLALDLLEQLKQGADFEKLAKKHSTCPSGKKGGHLGEFKQGAMVPAFDKVVFSCPLIEPQGPLHTQFGYHIIKVLYRN; from the coding sequence ATGGCAAAAAACGCAGCAGCACTGCATATTCTGGTAAAGGAAGAGAAACTGGCGCTTGACCTGTTAGAGCAGCTGAAACAGGGCGCTGATTTTGAAAAATTGGCGAAGAAACACTCGACCTGCCCGTCGGGTAAGAAAGGCGGCCACTTAGGCGAATTTAAACAGGGTGCAATGGTGCCGGCATTCGATAAAGTGGTGTTTTCCTGCCCGCTGATCGAGCCACAGGGGCCGCTGCATACCCAGTTCGGGTATCACATCATTAAGGTGCTGTACCGCAACTAA
- the rep gene encoding DNA helicase Rep, with the protein MRLNPGQQHAVEFVTGPCLVLAGAGSGKTRVITNKIAHLIRECGYQARHIAAVTFTNKASREMKERVAQTLGRKEARGLMISTFHTLGLEIIKREYVALGMKSNFSLFDDQDQLALLKDLTERWLENDKNLLQQLISTISNWKNDLMDPPRAAAGALSERDKLFAHCYALYDKHLKSCNVLDFDDLILLPTLLFQRNLEVRERWQQRIRYLLVDEYQDTNTSQYELVKLLVGARARFTVVGDDDQSIYSWRGARPQNLVLLQEDFPALQVIKLEQNYRSSECILKAANILIANNPHVFEKRLFSELGYGAELKVVTANHEDHEAERVIGELIAHHFINKTQYGDYAILYRGNHQSRVFEKMLMQNRIPYRISGGTSFFSRPEIKDLLAYLRVLTNADDDSAFMRIVNTPRREIGSATLQKLGEWATQRNKSLFNASFDVGLGQTLTGRGLESLQRFTHWLQEIARLAECEPVAAVRDLIRGVDYESWLFETSASPKAAEMRMKNVNTLFQWMTEMLEGSDIDEPMTLTQVVTRFTLRDMMERGESDEGSDQVQLMTLHASKGLEFPYVFLVGMEEGLLPHQSSIDENNVEEERRLAYVGITRAQKELTFTLCRERRQYGELVRPEPSRFLLELPQDDLQWESERKVVSAEERMQTGQSRVAGLRAMLDKSRK; encoded by the coding sequence ATGCGTCTTAATCCTGGTCAGCAACACGCCGTGGAATTTGTTACCGGACCCTGTCTGGTACTGGCCGGAGCCGGGTCGGGTAAAACGCGGGTGATCACCAACAAAATTGCCCATCTGATCCGCGAGTGCGGCTATCAGGCGCGTCATATCGCCGCCGTCACTTTTACCAACAAGGCTTCGCGCGAGATGAAAGAACGCGTGGCGCAAACCCTGGGGCGCAAAGAAGCGCGCGGGCTGATGATCTCAACCTTCCATACTTTAGGCCTGGAAATCATCAAACGTGAATACGTCGCGCTGGGGATGAAATCAAATTTCTCCCTGTTTGACGATCAGGATCAGCTGGCGTTGCTGAAGGACTTAACCGAACGGTGGCTGGAAAACGATAAAAATCTGTTGCAGCAGTTGATCTCTACCATCTCAAACTGGAAGAACGATTTGATGGACCCGCCGCGTGCGGCCGCGGGCGCACTGTCAGAGCGTGACAAGCTGTTTGCCCACTGTTACGCGTTGTACGATAAGCACCTTAAATCCTGTAACGTATTGGATTTCGACGACCTTATCCTGCTGCCCACGCTGCTGTTCCAGCGTAATCTGGAAGTGCGCGAGCGCTGGCAGCAGCGCATTCGCTATCTGCTGGTGGATGAATATCAGGACACCAACACCAGCCAGTATGAGCTGGTCAAACTGTTGGTGGGTGCCAGGGCGCGTTTTACCGTGGTGGGGGATGACGATCAGTCTATTTACTCCTGGCGCGGGGCGCGGCCGCAAAACCTGGTGTTGTTACAGGAGGATTTCCCTGCGTTACAGGTTATTAAACTGGAGCAGAATTACCGTTCTTCAGAGTGTATTCTTAAAGCGGCTAATATCCTGATTGCCAATAATCCCCACGTTTTTGAAAAACGCCTGTTCTCCGAGCTGGGTTATGGTGCCGAGCTGAAAGTGGTGACCGCCAACCATGAAGATCACGAGGCGGAGCGGGTGATCGGTGAGCTGATTGCCCACCACTTCATTAATAAAACGCAGTACGGGGATTACGCCATTCTCTATCGCGGTAACCATCAGTCGCGCGTCTTTGAGAAGATGCTGATGCAGAACCGTATTCCGTATCGCATTTCGGGCGGCACCTCATTTTTCTCGCGCCCGGAAATTAAAGACCTGCTGGCCTATCTGCGGGTGCTGACCAACGCCGACGATGACAGCGCCTTTATGCGTATCGTCAACACGCCGCGCCGCGAAATCGGTTCGGCAACCTTGCAGAAGCTGGGCGAGTGGGCCACGCAGCGTAACAAAAGCCTGTTTAACGCCAGCTTCGACGTGGGTCTGGGGCAAACCCTGACCGGACGCGGGCTGGAGTCGTTACAGCGTTTCACCCACTGGTTACAGGAGATCGCCCGGCTTGCGGAGTGTGAGCCGGTGGCGGCGGTGCGCGATCTGATCCGTGGCGTTGACTATGAAAGCTGGCTGTTTGAAACCTCGGCCAGCCCGAAAGCGGCCGAAATGCGTATGAAAAACGTCAATACGCTGTTCCAGTGGATGACGGAAATGCTGGAAGGCAGCGACATTGATGAACCGATGACGCTAACCCAGGTGGTCACACGCTTTACCCTGCGCGATATGATGGAACGCGGTGAAAGTGATGAAGGATCCGACCAGGTACAGCTAATGACCCTGCATGCCTCAAAAGGTCTGGAGTTCCCGTACGTCTTTCTGGTGGGTATGGAGGAAGGGCTGTTACCGCATCAGAGCAGCATTGACGAAAACAACGTTGAAGAAGAGCGTCGCCTGGCCTATGTGGGGATCACCCGCGCGCAGAAGGAGCTGACGTTTACCCTGTGCCGCGAACGGCGTCAGTATGGCGAGCTGGTTCGTCCGGAACCAAGCCGTTTTCTCCTGGAACTGCCGCAGGACGATTTACAGTGGGAAAGCGAACGCAAGGTGGTGAGTGCAGAAGAGCGGATGCAGACCGGGCAAAGTCGGGTCGCCGGTCTGCGTGCAATGTTGGATAAATCCAGGAAATAA
- the rho gene encoding transcription termination factor Rho has product MNLTELKNTPVSDLITLGENMGLENLARMRKQDIIFAILKQHAKSGEDIFGDGVLEILQDGFGFLRSGDSSYLAGPDDIYVSPSQIRRFNLRTGDTISGKIRPPKEGERYFALLKVNEVNYDKPENARNKILFENLTPLHANSRLRMERGNGSTEDLTARVLDLASPIGRGQRGLIVAPPKAGKTMLLQNIAQSIAYNHPDCVLMVLLIDERPEEVTEMQRLVKGEVIASTFDEPASRHVQVAEMVIEKAKRLVEHKKDVIILLDSITRLARAYNTVVPASGKVLTGGVDANALHRPKRFFGAARNVEEGGSLTIIATALVDTGSKMDEVIYEEFKGTGNMELHLARKIAEKRVFPAIDYNRSGTRKEELLTSSEELQKMWILRKIIHPMGEIDAMEFLINKLAMTKTNDEFFDMMKRS; this is encoded by the coding sequence ATGAATCTTACCGAATTAAAAAATACGCCGGTTTCTGACCTGATCACTCTCGGCGAAAATATGGGGCTGGAAAACTTGGCCCGCATGCGCAAACAGGATATTATTTTCGCCATCCTTAAGCAGCATGCTAAAAGTGGCGAAGACATCTTCGGCGATGGCGTACTTGAGATATTGCAGGACGGATTTGGTTTCCTCCGTTCAGGAGACAGTTCCTACCTCGCCGGCCCTGATGATATCTACGTTTCCCCCAGCCAAATCCGTCGTTTCAACCTCCGCACCGGCGACACCATCTCTGGCAAGATCCGCCCACCGAAAGAGGGTGAGCGCTATTTTGCACTGCTGAAGGTTAACGAGGTTAACTACGACAAACCGGAAAATGCGCGTAATAAAATCCTGTTTGAAAACTTAACGCCGCTGCATGCCAACTCTCGCCTGCGTATGGAGCGTGGCAACGGTTCTACCGAAGACCTGACCGCACGCGTACTGGATCTGGCTTCGCCGATCGGTCGTGGTCAGCGTGGTTTGATCGTCGCTCCGCCGAAAGCGGGTAAAACCATGCTGCTGCAGAATATTGCGCAGAGCATTGCCTACAACCATCCTGACTGCGTGCTGATGGTGCTGCTGATTGACGAGCGCCCGGAAGAAGTGACAGAGATGCAGCGTCTGGTGAAAGGTGAAGTGATCGCCTCTACCTTCGATGAGCCCGCATCACGTCACGTCCAGGTTGCTGAAATGGTTATTGAGAAAGCCAAACGCCTGGTCGAGCACAAAAAAGATGTTATCATCCTGCTGGACTCGATTACCCGCCTGGCACGCGCCTACAACACCGTGGTTCCTGCCTCTGGCAAGGTACTGACCGGTGGTGTGGATGCTAACGCCCTGCACCGTCCAAAACGTTTCTTCGGCGCGGCACGTAATGTGGAAGAGGGCGGTAGCCTGACCATTATCGCGACCGCACTGGTTGATACCGGTTCGAAGATGGATGAAGTCATCTACGAAGAGTTTAAAGGTACGGGTAACATGGAACTGCATCTGGCACGTAAAATTGCCGAGAAACGCGTGTTCCCTGCGATTGATTACAATCGTTCTGGTACCCGTAAAGAAGAGTTGCTGACTTCGTCGGAAGAGCTACAGAAAATGTGGATCCTGCGCAAGATTATCCATCCAATGGGTGAAATTGATGCGATGGAGTTCCTGATTAACAAGTTGGCGATGACCAAAACCAACGATGAGTTCTTCGATATGATGAAACGTTCGTAA
- the ilvC gene encoding ketol-acid reductoisomerase produces MANYFNTLNLRNQLAQLGKCRFMAREEFADEASYLKGKKVVIVGCGAQGLNQGLNMRDSGLDIAYALRAEAIAEKRASWRKATENGFKVGTYEELIPQADLVVNLTPDKQHTSVVQAVQPLMKDGAALGYSHGFNIVEVGEQVRKDVTVVMVAPKCPGTEVREEYKRGFGVPTLIAVHPENDPKGEGMAIAKAWAAATGGHRAGVLESSFVAEVKSDLMGEQTILCGMLQAGSLLCFDKLVAEGTDAAYAEKLIQFGWETITEALKQGGITLMMDRLSNPAKVRAYALSEQLKTIMAPLFQKHMDDIISGEFSSGMMADWANDDKKLLGWREETGKTAFETAAQFEGKIGEQDYFDQGVVMIAMVKAGVELAFETMVAAGIVEESAYYESLHELPLIANTIARKRLYEMNVVISDTAEYGNYLFSYAAVPLLQEFMTTLQAGDLGKQAQTSTSVDNAQLRDVNEAIRHHDIETVGRKLRGYMTDMKRIAVAG; encoded by the coding sequence ATGGCTAACTATTTCAACACGTTGAATCTGCGCAACCAGCTGGCGCAATTAGGCAAATGCCGTTTTATGGCGCGCGAAGAATTTGCTGATGAAGCCAGCTACCTGAAGGGTAAAAAAGTCGTCATCGTAGGTTGTGGTGCTCAGGGCCTGAATCAGGGTCTGAATATGCGTGATTCCGGTCTGGACATTGCTTACGCACTGCGTGCTGAAGCCATCGCCGAAAAGCGCGCCTCATGGCGTAAAGCGACTGAAAACGGCTTCAAGGTGGGCACCTATGAAGAGCTGATCCCACAGGCTGACCTGGTGGTTAACCTGACGCCGGACAAACAGCACACGTCAGTGGTACAGGCGGTTCAGCCTCTGATGAAAGACGGCGCTGCGCTGGGTTACTCGCACGGTTTTAACATTGTTGAAGTGGGCGAGCAGGTACGCAAAGACGTCACGGTAGTGATGGTTGCGCCAAAATGCCCTGGTACAGAGGTTCGTGAAGAGTACAAACGCGGTTTCGGCGTCCCTACGCTGATCGCCGTTCACCCGGAAAACGATCCGAAAGGCGAAGGCATGGCGATTGCTAAGGCCTGGGCTGCCGCAACGGGCGGCCACCGCGCGGGCGTGCTGGAGTCATCCTTCGTGGCCGAGGTGAAGTCTGACCTGATGGGCGAGCAGACTATTCTGTGCGGCATGTTACAGGCCGGTTCGCTGCTGTGCTTTGATAAGCTGGTAGCAGAAGGTACCGACGCGGCCTATGCGGAAAAACTGATCCAGTTCGGTTGGGAAACCATTACCGAAGCGCTGAAGCAGGGTGGCATTACCCTGATGATGGATCGCCTGTCTAACCCGGCTAAAGTGCGTGCCTATGCGCTGTCTGAGCAGCTGAAAACCATCATGGCTCCGCTGTTCCAGAAGCATATGGATGACATCATCTCCGGTGAATTCTCATCCGGCATGATGGCTGACTGGGCCAACGATGATAAAAAACTGCTGGGCTGGCGTGAAGAGACCGGTAAAACCGCGTTTGAAACCGCCGCACAGTTCGAGGGTAAAATCGGCGAGCAGGATTACTTTGACCAGGGCGTGGTCATGATCGCGATGGTTAAGGCCGGCGTTGAGCTGGCGTTTGAAACCATGGTTGCTGCCGGGATCGTTGAAGAGTCCGCTTACTACGAATCCCTGCACGAGCTGCCGCTGATTGCCAACACCATCGCGCGTAAGCGTCTGTATGAAATGAATGTGGTTATCTCTGATACCGCCGAATACGGTAACTACCTGTTCTCTTACGCGGCGGTACCGCTGTTGCAAGAGTTTATGACCACCCTTCAGGCGGGCGATCTGGGCAAACAGGCGCAGACGTCAACCAGCGTTGATAACGCGCAGCTGCGCGATGTTAACGAAGCGATCCGTCACCACGATATCGAAACCGTTGGCCGCAAACTGCGCGGTTATATGACCGATATGAAGCGTATTGCGGTAGCAGGCTAA
- the trxA gene encoding thioredoxin TrxA has translation MSDKIVHLTDDSFENDVLKADGLTLVDFWAEWCGPCKMIAPILDEVAAEYEGKLTIAKLNIDENPATAPKYGIRGIPTLLLFKNGEVAATKVGALSKGQLKEFLNANLG, from the coding sequence ATGAGCGATAAAATTGTTCACCTGACCGATGACAGCTTTGAAAACGACGTCCTTAAAGCGGATGGCTTAACGCTGGTCGATTTCTGGGCAGAATGGTGCGGCCCTTGCAAAATGATCGCCCCGATTCTCGACGAAGTGGCTGCTGAATATGAAGGCAAACTGACTATCGCTAAGCTGAACATCGATGAAAATCCGGCAACGGCACCGAAGTACGGCATTCGTGGTATTCCTACCCTGCTGCTGTTTAAAAATGGTGAAGTGGCTGCGACTAAAGTTGGCGCGCTGTCTAAAGGCCAGCTGAAAGAGTTCCTGAACGCGAATCTGGGCTAA
- the rhlB gene encoding ATP-dependent RNA helicase RhlB gives MSKTHLTEQKFSDFALHPQVIEALETKGFHNCTPIQALALPFTLSGRDVAGQAQTGTGKTMAFLTSTFHHLLSHPAPEGRQTNQPRALILAPTRELAVQIHADAEPLAQITGLKLGLAYGGDGYDKQLKVLENGVDVLIGTTGRLIDYAKQNHVNLGAIQVVVLDEADRMFDLGFIKDIRWLFRRMPAANQRLNMLFSATLSFRVRELAFENMNNAEYVEVEPDQKTGHRIKEELFYPSNEEKMRLLQTLIEEEWPDRTIIFANTKHRCEDVWGHLAADGHRVGLLTGDVAQKKRLRILDDFTKGDVDILVATDVAARGLHIPAVTHVFNYDLPDDREDYVHRIGRTGRAGANGHSISLACEEYALNLPAIEEYIGHSITVSRYNSDALMTDLPPPKRLTRNRSGNGPRRGGNNNRRSSASRSPNRKRSG, from the coding sequence ATGAGCAAAACACACTTAACAGAACAGAAGTTTTCCGACTTCGCCCTGCACCCTCAGGTGATTGAAGCCCTTGAAACTAAAGGGTTTCATAATTGCACGCCTATTCAGGCGCTGGCATTACCGTTTACGCTCTCCGGGCGTGATGTAGCAGGTCAGGCGCAAACAGGTACCGGCAAAACGATGGCGTTCCTGACGTCAACGTTTCATCATCTTCTTTCTCACCCTGCTCCGGAAGGCCGTCAGACTAACCAACCGCGCGCACTGATTCTGGCTCCAACGCGCGAACTGGCGGTACAGATCCATGCAGACGCCGAGCCGCTTGCGCAGATAACGGGCCTCAAGCTCGGACTGGCATACGGTGGCGATGGTTACGATAAGCAGCTAAAAGTACTGGAAAACGGCGTCGATGTGCTGATCGGCACCACGGGTCGTTTAATCGATTACGCTAAACAAAATCACGTCAATTTGGGTGCCATCCAGGTAGTGGTACTCGACGAAGCTGACCGTATGTTTGATCTTGGCTTTATTAAAGACATTCGCTGGCTGTTCCGCCGCATGCCTGCCGCTAATCAGCGCCTGAATATGCTGTTCTCTGCCACTCTATCGTTCCGCGTGCGCGAGCTGGCCTTTGAGAACATGAACAATGCCGAATACGTTGAGGTCGAACCGGACCAGAAAACCGGGCATCGTATTAAAGAAGAGCTTTTCTATCCTTCCAATGAAGAAAAAATGCGTTTGCTGCAAACGCTGATCGAAGAAGAGTGGCCGGACCGCACCATTATTTTCGCCAATACCAAGCATCGCTGTGAAGACGTCTGGGGCCATCTGGCCGCCGACGGGCATCGCGTCGGCCTGCTGACCGGCGACGTTGCGCAGAAAAAACGCCTGCGCATCCTTGATGACTTCACCAAAGGTGATGTCGATATCCTTGTCGCCACCGACGTTGCCGCACGAGGCCTGCATATTCCTGCGGTGACTCACGTGTTCAACTATGACCTGCCTGACGACCGCGAAGATTATGTTCATCGTATCGGTCGCACCGGGCGTGCGGGCGCTAACGGTCACTCTATCAGCCTGGCCTGTGAAGAGTACGCGCTGAACCTGCCGGCCATTGAAGAGTATATTGGTCACAGCATTACGGTCAGCCGTTACAACAGCGATGCGCTGATGACTGACCTTCCGCCGCCTAAACGCCTGACCCGCAACCGTTCAGGAAATGGCCCACGCCGTGGTGGAAATAACAACCGCCGCAGCAGTGCATCACGCAGCCCTAACCGTAAACGTTCAGGTTAA
- the ppx gene encoding exopolyphosphatase, protein MRSASSLYAAIDLGSNSFHMLVVREVAGSIQTIARIKRKVRLAAGLDADNNLSAEAMDRGWQCLRLFSEQLQDIPPEQIRVVATATLRIAANAGSFLAQAQKLLGCPVNVISGEEEARLIYQGVSHTTGGSDKRLVVDIGGGSTELVTGRGSQPTTLYSLSMGCVTWLERYFSDRQLGKVNFEQAEQAARAMIRPIADSLKAQGWQVCVGASGTVQALQEIMMAQGMDERITLNKLQQLKQRAIECGKLEELEIEGLTLERALVFPSGLSILIAIFSELNISSMTLAGGALREGLLYGMLPLPVDRDIRSRTLHDVQRRFSVDPEQAERVRQLADSFARQVSLQWKLDDRSRELLGSACLLHEIGLSVDFRQAPQHAAYLVRYLDLPGFTPAQKKLLATLLQNQVGNIDLPLLSQQNALLPRIAERLSRLLRLAIIFASRRRDDRLPAVRLQADDDNLTVTLPSGWLEAHPLRAELLEQEARWQGYVHWPLIIA, encoded by the coding sequence ATGCGGAGCGCATCATCACTCTATGCTGCGATCGATTTAGGGTCGAACAGCTTTCACATGTTGGTGGTGCGTGAGGTGGCTGGCAGCATCCAGACCATCGCCCGCATCAAGCGTAAGGTGCGCCTTGCTGCCGGACTCGATGCGGATAATAACCTCTCGGCCGAGGCTATGGATCGTGGCTGGCAGTGTCTGCGGCTGTTTTCTGAACAGCTGCAGGATATTCCTCCCGAACAGATCCGCGTTGTGGCAACGGCGACCCTGCGGATTGCCGCCAATGCGGGAAGCTTTCTGGCACAGGCACAAAAGCTGCTTGGCTGCCCGGTAAACGTCATTAGCGGCGAAGAGGAAGCGCGCCTGATTTATCAGGGAGTGTCCCATACCACCGGTGGTTCTGATAAACGTCTGGTCGTCGATATCGGCGGCGGCAGTACCGAACTGGTCACCGGCAGGGGCTCGCAACCCACCACGTTATATAGCCTTTCTATGGGCTGCGTCACATGGCTGGAGCGCTATTTTAGCGATCGGCAACTCGGCAAGGTCAATTTCGAACAGGCCGAACAGGCAGCACGCGCAATGATCCGACCGATAGCCGACTCGCTTAAAGCCCAGGGCTGGCAGGTGTGCGTGGGAGCATCCGGTACTGTCCAGGCGCTGCAGGAAATCATGATGGCGCAGGGCATGGACGAACGCATTACGCTGAACAAACTGCAGCAGCTGAAACAGCGTGCTATCGAGTGTGGCAAGCTGGAAGAGCTGGAGATTGAAGGGCTTACCCTTGAGCGTGCGTTGGTCTTTCCGAGTGGCCTGTCGATCCTTATCGCCATCTTCAGCGAGCTGAATATCAGTAGCATGACGCTGGCGGGCGGTGCGCTACGTGAAGGGCTGCTGTACGGCATGCTGCCTCTTCCGGTCGATCGCGACATCCGCAGCCGCACGCTGCACGATGTGCAACGCCGTTTTTCTGTCGACCCGGAACAGGCGGAGCGGGTGCGTCAGCTGGCGGATAGTTTCGCCCGTCAGGTGAGCCTGCAATGGAAGTTGGACGATCGCAGCCGCGAGCTGCTGGGCAGCGCCTGTCTGCTGCACGAAATTGGGCTGAGCGTCGATTTCCGTCAGGCGCCACAGCATGCGGCCTACCTGGTTCGCTATCTGGATTTGCCGGGCTTCACGCCGGCACAGAAAAAATTGCTGGCCACGCTGCTACAAAATCAGGTTGGCAACATCGATCTTCCGCTGCTAAGCCAGCAAAACGCCCTACTCCCGCGCATTGCGGAGCGGCTGTCTCGCCTGCTGCGCCTGGCGATTATTTTTGCCAGCCGCCGACGCGATGACAGGTTACCGGCGGTACGTTTACAGGCCGATGACGACAACCTGACCGTCACTCTGCCGTCCGGCTGGCTGGAAGCACATCCGTTACGTGCTGAACTGCTGGAGCAAGAGGCTCGCTGGCAGGGTTACGTGCACTGGCCGTTAATTATTGCCTGA